In one window of Streptomyces sp. FXJ1.172 DNA:
- the acnA gene encoding aconitate hydratase AcnA: MSANSFDARSTLQVGDESYEIFRLDKVEGSARLPYSLKVLLENLLRTEDGANITADHIRALGGWDSQAQPSQEIQFTPARVIMQDFTGVPCVVDLATMREAVKELGGDPAKINPLAPAELVIDHSVIADKFGTNDAFKQNVELEYGRNKERYQFLRWGQTAFDEFKVVPPGTGIVHQVNIEHLARVVMVRDGKAYPDTLVGTDSHTTMVNGLGVLGWGVGGIEAEAAMLGQPVSMLIPRVVGFKLTGELQPGTTATDLVLTITEMLRKHGVVGKFVEFYGEGVAATSLANRATIGNMSPEFGSTAAIFPIDDETLNYLRLTGRSAQQVALVEAYAKEQGLWLDPKAEPDFSEKLELDLSTVVPSIAGPKRPQDRIVLANAAQQFALDVRNYVDTADEAGKESFPASDAPASVDGVPSNPVTVTAPDGTTYEIDHGAVTVAAITSCTNTSNPYVMIGAALVAKKAVEKGLTRKPWVKSTLAPGSKVVTDYFEKAGLTPYLDKLGFNLVGYGCTTCIGNSGPLPEEVSKAVNDHDLAVTSVLSGNRNFEGRINPDVKMNYLASPPLVVAYAIAGSMKVDITREALGTDTEGNPVYLKDIWPTEAEVNEVVANAIGEDMFNKSYADVFAGDAQWQSLPVPTGNTFEWDAESTYVRKPPYFEGMGMEPAPVADISGARVLAKLGDSVTTDHISPAGAIKADTPAGKYLTEHGVERRDFNSYGSRRGNHEVMIRGTFANIRLRNQIAPGTEGGYTRDFTRDGGPVSFIYDASQNYQAAGIPLVVLAGKEYGSGSSRDWAAKGTALLGVKAVIAESYERIHRSNLIGMGVLPLQFPEGASAESLGLTGEETFSFAGVTELNDGTTPRTVKVSTDTGVEFDAVVRIDTPGEADYYRNGGIMQYVLRNLIRK, translated from the coding sequence GTGTCGGCGAACAGCTTCGACGCCCGCAGCACGCTGCAGGTGGGCGACGAGTCGTACGAGATCTTCCGGCTGGACAAGGTGGAGGGCTCGGCCCGCCTGCCGTACAGCCTCAAGGTCCTGCTGGAGAACCTGCTCCGCACGGAGGACGGCGCGAACATCACCGCCGACCACATCCGCGCCCTCGGCGGCTGGGACTCCCAGGCCCAGCCCAGCCAGGAGATCCAGTTCACGCCGGCCCGCGTGATCATGCAGGACTTCACCGGCGTGCCCTGTGTCGTGGACCTCGCGACCATGCGTGAGGCCGTGAAGGAGCTGGGCGGCGACCCCGCCAAGATCAACCCGCTGGCGCCGGCCGAGCTGGTCATCGACCACTCCGTCATCGCCGACAAGTTCGGCACCAACGACGCCTTCAAGCAGAACGTCGAGCTGGAGTACGGCCGCAACAAGGAGCGCTACCAGTTCCTGCGCTGGGGCCAGACCGCCTTCGACGAGTTCAAGGTCGTCCCGCCGGGCACCGGCATCGTCCACCAGGTGAACATCGAGCACCTGGCCCGTGTCGTGATGGTCCGCGACGGCAAGGCCTACCCGGACACCCTGGTCGGCACCGACTCGCACACCACGATGGTCAACGGCCTCGGCGTGCTCGGCTGGGGCGTCGGCGGCATCGAGGCCGAGGCCGCCATGCTCGGCCAGCCGGTCTCCATGCTCATCCCGCGCGTCGTCGGCTTCAAGCTCACCGGTGAGCTGCAGCCCGGCACCACCGCCACCGACCTCGTGCTCACCATCACCGAGATGCTCCGCAAGCACGGTGTGGTCGGCAAGTTCGTCGAGTTCTACGGCGAGGGCGTGGCCGCCACCTCGCTCGCCAACCGCGCCACCATCGGCAACATGTCGCCGGAGTTCGGCTCCACCGCCGCGATCTTCCCGATCGACGACGAGACCCTGAACTACCTGCGCCTGACCGGCCGCTCCGCCCAGCAGGTCGCGCTCGTCGAGGCCTACGCCAAGGAGCAGGGCCTGTGGCTGGACCCGAAGGCCGAGCCGGACTTCTCCGAGAAGCTCGAGCTGGACCTGTCCACGGTCGTGCCGTCCATCGCCGGCCCGAAGCGCCCGCAGGACCGCATCGTCCTCGCGAACGCCGCCCAGCAGTTCGCGCTCGACGTCCGCAACTACGTCGACACCGCCGACGAGGCCGGCAAGGAGTCCTTCCCGGCGTCCGACGCCCCGGCCTCCGTCGACGGCGTCCCGTCCAACCCGGTCACCGTGACCGCCCCCGACGGCACGACGTACGAGATCGACCACGGCGCCGTCACCGTCGCCGCGATCACCTCGTGCACCAACACCTCCAACCCGTACGTCATGATCGGCGCCGCCCTGGTCGCCAAGAAGGCGGTCGAGAAGGGCCTGACCCGCAAGCCGTGGGTCAAGTCCACTCTCGCCCCGGGTTCGAAGGTCGTCACCGACTACTTCGAGAAGGCCGGCCTCACCCCGTACCTGGACAAGCTGGGCTTCAACCTCGTCGGCTACGGCTGCACCACCTGCATCGGCAACTCCGGCCCGCTGCCGGAGGAGGTCTCCAAGGCCGTCAACGACCACGACCTCGCCGTCACCTCGGTCCTGTCCGGCAACCGCAACTTCGAGGGCCGGATCAACCCCGACGTCAAGATGAACTACCTGGCGTCCCCGCCGCTGGTCGTCGCGTACGCCATCGCGGGCTCCATGAAGGTGGACATCACCCGCGAGGCGCTCGGCACCGACACCGAGGGCAACCCGGTCTACCTGAAGGACATCTGGCCGACCGAGGCCGAGGTCAACGAGGTGGTCGCGAACGCGATCGGCGAGGACATGTTCAACAAGTCCTACGCCGACGTCTTCGCCGGCGACGCCCAGTGGCAGTCGCTCCCGGTGCCGACCGGCAACACCTTCGAGTGGGACGCCGAGTCCACCTACGTCCGCAAGCCCCCGTACTTCGAGGGCATGGGCATGGAGCCGGCCCCGGTCGCCGACATCTCCGGCGCCCGCGTCCTCGCCAAGCTCGGCGACTCGGTCACCACCGACCACATCTCCCCGGCCGGTGCCATCAAGGCCGACACCCCGGCCGGCAAGTACCTCACCGAGCACGGTGTGGAGCGTCGTGACTTCAACTCCTACGGCTCCCGCCGAGGCAACCACGAGGTCATGATCCGCGGTACGTTCGCCAACATCCGCCTGCGCAACCAGATCGCACCGGGCACCGAGGGCGGCTACACCCGCGACTTCACGCGGGACGGCGGCCCGGTCTCCTTCATCTACGACGCCTCGCAGAACTACCAGGCCGCCGGCATCCCGCTGGTCGTCCTGGCCGGCAAGGAGTACGGCTCCGGCTCGTCCCGCGACTGGGCCGCCAAGGGCACCGCGCTCCTCGGCGTCAAGGCCGTCATCGCCGAGTCGTACGAGCGCATCCACCGCTCCAACCTCATCGGCATGGGCGTCCTGCCGCTGCAGTTCCCGGAGGGTGCCTCCGCCGAGTCCCTCGGCCTGACCGGTGAGGAGACCTTCTCCTTCGCCGGCGTGACCGAGCTGAACGACGGCACCACGCCGCGCACGGTCAAGGTCAGCACCGACACCGGTGTCGAGTTCGACGCGGTCGTCCGCATCGACACCCCCGGTGAGGCCGACTACTACCGCAACGGCGGCATCATGCAGTACGTGCTGCGCAACCTGATCCGCAAGTAA
- a CDS encoding helix-turn-helix domain-containing protein, with the protein MADDYLVRIGKLIRDARQHRGWTQTQLAEALGTSQSAVNRIERGNQNISLEMIARIGEALDSEIVSLGYAGPMHLRVVGGRRLSGAIDVKTSKNACVALLCASLLNKGRTVLRRVARIEEVYRLLEVLNSIGVRTRWINGGVDLELVPPAQLEMAAIDAEAAVRTRSIIMFFGPLLHRMDHFKLPYAGGCDLGTRTIEPHMIALRRFGLDIAATEGQYHAQVDRTVRPGRPIVLTERGDTVTENALLAAARHDGVTVIRNASSNYMVQDLCFFLEALGVRVEGIGTTTLTVHGVPNIDVDVDYSPSEDPVEAMSLLAAAVVTESELTVRRVPIEFLEIELAVLEEMGLDHDRSPEYCADNGRTRLVDLTVRPSKLEAPIDKIHPMPFPGLNIDNVPFFAAIAAVAQGQTLIHDWVYDNRAIYLTDLNRLGGRLQLLDPHRVLVEGPTRWRAAEMMCPPALRPAVVVLLAMMAAEGTSVLRNVYVINRGYEDLAERLNSIGAQIEIFRDI; encoded by the coding sequence ATGGCAGACGACTACCTCGTACGCATCGGCAAGCTCATCCGTGACGCCCGGCAGCACCGTGGCTGGACACAGACGCAGCTCGCGGAGGCGCTCGGCACCAGCCAGAGTGCGGTCAACCGCATCGAGCGGGGCAACCAGAACATCAGCCTTGAGATGATTGCCCGGATCGGCGAGGCGCTGGACAGCGAGATCGTGTCGCTGGGGTACGCGGGGCCGATGCATCTGCGCGTGGTCGGCGGTCGCAGGCTGTCCGGCGCCATCGACGTGAAGACGAGCAAGAACGCCTGCGTGGCGCTGCTGTGCGCCTCGCTGCTCAACAAGGGGCGCACGGTGCTGCGCCGGGTCGCGCGGATCGAGGAGGTCTACCGCCTGCTCGAGGTGCTGAACTCCATCGGCGTGCGCACCCGCTGGATCAACGGCGGTGTCGACCTGGAACTGGTGCCGCCGGCTCAGCTGGAGATGGCGGCGATCGACGCGGAGGCCGCCGTGCGCACCCGCTCGATCATCATGTTCTTCGGCCCGCTGCTGCACCGCATGGACCACTTCAAGCTGCCGTACGCCGGCGGCTGCGACCTCGGCACCCGGACCATCGAACCGCACATGATCGCGCTGCGCCGGTTCGGCCTGGACATCGCGGCCACCGAGGGCCAGTACCACGCGCAGGTCGACCGCACGGTCCGCCCCGGCCGCCCGATCGTGCTGACCGAGCGCGGCGACACCGTGACCGAGAACGCGCTGCTGGCCGCCGCCCGGCACGACGGCGTCACGGTCATCCGCAACGCCTCCTCCAACTACATGGTCCAGGACCTGTGCTTCTTCCTGGAGGCCCTCGGCGTCCGCGTCGAGGGCATCGGCACCACCACGCTCACCGTGCACGGCGTGCCGAACATCGACGTCGACGTGGACTACTCCCCCTCCGAGGACCCGGTCGAGGCGATGAGCCTGCTGGCCGCCGCCGTGGTGACCGAGTCCGAACTGACCGTGCGCCGCGTGCCCATCGAGTTCCTGGAGATCGAGCTGGCGGTCCTGGAGGAGATGGGCCTCGACCACGACCGCAGCCCCGAGTACTGCGCGGACAACGGCCGCACCCGCCTGGTGGACCTCACGGTCCGCCCCTCCAAGCTCGAAGCCCCCATCGACAAGATCCACCCCATGCCCTTCCCGGGCCTGAACATCGACAACGTCCCGTTCTTCGCGGCGATCGCGGCGGTCGCGCAGGGCCAGACCCTCATCCACGACTGGGTCTACGACAACCGCGCGATCTACCTCACCGACCTCAACCGCCTCGGCGGCCGGCTCCAGCTCCTCGACCCGCACCGGGTGCTGGTCGAGGGCCCGACCCGCTGGCGCGCCGCCGAGATGATGTGCCCGCCCGCCCTGCGCCCCGCCGTGGTCGTCCTGCTGGCGATGATGGCGGCCGAGGGCACGTCGGTGCTGCGCAACGTGTATGTCATCAACCGGGGTTACGAGGATCTCGCCGAGCGGCTGAACTCGATCGGGGCGCAGATCGAGATCTTCCGGGACATTTGA
- a CDS encoding tyrosine-type recombinase/integrase, which translates to MKKRSNPQTGKRERTAMYGKCTRYRVKGIPGVKDRSFDALQDAKTWLAQAQTDARRGEFVDPRDGAISLKDYIATHWWPTQSGDPSTMERIEQRVRRHIVPHLGAQPLNAIGTEALRHWKKRLEKDLGPTSIRLVWATLSSVLQAAVEDRRLGRNPCRSNTVGPPAAAPGRVEAWPPERVLAVREALPDRYRLLLVIGAGLGLRQGEALGLSADDIDFEKGVVHVRRQVKMVRTKLCFALPKGRKVRDVPLPSSVARAIRQHMEQFAPVPVTLPWDDPTPAETPVEAKHRRPRTYNLLVTGRERKAINRNYFNSYVWKPALATAGVIAPLDEGSTGGARVWEPSREHGFHALRHFYASEELEAGESIVSLARWLGHSDPGFTLRKYSHFLPRAGARGSAAIDAIFA; encoded by the coding sequence CTGAAGAAGCGTTCCAACCCGCAGACCGGCAAGCGCGAGCGTACTGCCATGTACGGCAAGTGCACCCGCTACCGCGTCAAGGGCATCCCCGGTGTCAAGGACCGCTCCTTCGACGCGCTCCAGGACGCCAAGACCTGGCTCGCACAGGCTCAGACCGATGCCCGCCGAGGCGAGTTCGTCGATCCGCGCGATGGGGCCATCTCCCTCAAGGACTACATCGCAACCCACTGGTGGCCCACCCAGAGCGGTGACCCGTCCACGATGGAGCGGATCGAGCAGAGGGTACGTCGGCACATCGTCCCCCACCTGGGTGCTCAGCCGCTCAACGCCATCGGGACGGAAGCCCTGCGTCACTGGAAGAAACGGCTGGAGAAGGATCTCGGTCCAACCTCCATTCGTCTGGTTTGGGCGACGCTCTCCAGCGTCCTCCAGGCTGCGGTCGAGGACCGTCGCCTCGGACGCAACCCATGCCGGTCCAACACGGTCGGCCCTCCGGCCGCCGCACCCGGCAGAGTCGAGGCGTGGCCGCCCGAACGAGTCCTCGCGGTGCGGGAGGCCCTGCCGGATCGCTACCGGCTCCTCCTTGTGATCGGAGCAGGTCTCGGGCTCCGCCAGGGGGAAGCGCTTGGTCTCTCAGCGGACGACATCGACTTCGAGAAGGGAGTTGTGCACGTCCGGCGGCAGGTCAAGATGGTGCGGACGAAATTGTGTTTCGCGCTCCCCAAGGGGCGCAAGGTCCGGGACGTGCCGCTGCCGTCCAGCGTGGCCCGGGCCATCCGGCAGCACATGGAACAGTTCGCGCCGGTGCCGGTCACGCTTCCCTGGGACGACCCGACTCCGGCCGAGACGCCGGTGGAGGCCAAACACCGACGGCCGAGGACCTACAACCTCCTGGTGACGGGACGTGAGCGGAAGGCCATCAACAGGAACTACTTCAATTCCTACGTGTGGAAGCCGGCTCTGGCCACGGCGGGTGTGATCGCCCCGTTGGACGAGGGCAGCACCGGCGGTGCTCGCGTGTGGGAACCGTCCCGCGAGCACGGCTTCCATGCTCTGCGCCACTTCTACGCCTCCGAGGAACTGGAGGCTGGCGAATCGATCGTCTCGCTGGCACGCTGGCTGGGGCACTCCGACCCCGGGTTCACACTGCGGAAGTACTCCCACTTCCTGCCCCGCGCCGGCGCACGAGGCAGCGCCGCCATCGACGCGATTTTCGCATAA
- a CDS encoding helix-turn-helix transcriptional regulator, translating into MAFLTVKDAAEYLGLSPHTLYVWRHRRQGPPSFRMGPRGRVMYRLETLDAWVREQEQADSRSNPALNPLNAGPQERSARFPSA; encoded by the coding sequence ATGGCGTTCCTGACTGTGAAGGACGCCGCCGAGTATCTCGGTCTCTCGCCGCACACCTTGTACGTCTGGCGTCACCGGCGACAAGGGCCGCCGAGTTTCCGCATGGGGCCACGCGGCCGCGTTATGTACCGGCTGGAAACCCTGGATGCCTGGGTCCGTGAGCAGGAACAGGCCGACTCGCGATCCAATCCGGCCCTGAACCCGCTGAACGCCGGCCCCCAGGAGCGGTCCGCCCGCTTCCCCAGCGCCTGA
- a CDS encoding tyrosine-type recombinase/integrase, whose amino-acid sequence MSVDVMDEEWLFSVEQVRSLLEWIRGNAGASRSVYPLMRTVAEQALRPGEVGALRVRDVVLPEGEWGELTTRHRGVSRQIPLHPQFVEFLRAWIDEAGLREGDPLFPGRRGEPLPASVCQRVWEQAQEAVLPRDELYSWRLGESISILRESCLVEWLRIGISPLAVAELAGVTPAWLALRYPYCFRREEADIDWGRLEEAMAHVELKR is encoded by the coding sequence GTGTCCGTCGACGTCATGGACGAAGAATGGTTGTTTTCCGTGGAGCAGGTCCGATCGCTGCTCGAGTGGATACGTGGGAACGCAGGTGCCAGCCGCTCGGTGTATCCACTCATGCGCACCGTGGCCGAGCAGGCGCTGCGGCCGGGTGAGGTGGGCGCTCTGCGAGTTCGCGACGTGGTGCTCCCGGAGGGCGAATGGGGTGAGTTGACGACCCGCCATCGAGGAGTCTCGCGGCAGATACCGCTCCACCCTCAGTTCGTTGAATTTCTGCGTGCTTGGATCGATGAGGCCGGTCTACGGGAAGGCGATCCGCTGTTTCCCGGTCGGCGCGGTGAGCCGCTCCCGGCTTCCGTCTGCCAGCGGGTATGGGAGCAGGCCCAGGAGGCTGTCCTGCCCCGAGACGAGTTGTACTCGTGGCGACTGGGGGAGTCCATATCCATCCTCCGCGAGTCCTGTCTGGTGGAGTGGCTGAGGATTGGCATCTCGCCCCTTGCGGTTGCCGAGTTGGCTGGCGTGACCCCGGCGTGGCTGGCGCTTCGCTACCCGTACTGCTTCCGCAGGGAGGAAGCCGACATCGACTGGGGTCGGCTGGAGGAAGCCATGGCCCATGTGGAGCTCAAGCGCTGA
- a CDS encoding tyrosine-type recombinase/integrase, with translation MEITYDVKIYKILTYKGARKTTYTVRWTVADKRWREPFNTVALAEGFRSELIRATGKGEAFVVATGLPVSHRSKSAAMSWYKFAVEYVDARWSQLGGNSRKNIAKTMMATTIELLRAKPTQFAPAAVRTALREWAFNTSRRSDAPRDVVAILKWVERNSLPVSAWEDPEKVDQVLQAIDTRLDGKQAAAWSRKRNRRILNVAMKYAIRRRILRTNPLPKGKDSTAATKTTNAVDKRSLLNPEQAAAILDWIRRRPRGGKRLHAFFATLYYCGPRPEEAVAMRVEDVTLPEPDADDQWCELLIHTATPEVGKQWTDTGEIHEQRDLKGRAEGETRTVPGHPALTRILRQHIEDEQLQPGDLLFQGETGGILAGSVIRRAWRSARKAVLLPHVYDSPTGRRVYDNRNTRLTKWLNDGIPPAQVAEWAGNSVAVLLATYARCIDGQLPDLKRRLEAAGDLPEAEVPGAG, from the coding sequence ATGGAGATCACGTACGACGTGAAGATCTACAAGATCCTCACCTACAAGGGCGCCCGGAAGACCACGTACACCGTGCGCTGGACTGTCGCGGACAAGCGCTGGCGCGAGCCCTTCAACACCGTCGCGCTCGCCGAGGGCTTCCGTTCCGAACTCATCCGGGCCACAGGCAAGGGCGAGGCCTTCGTCGTCGCCACGGGTCTCCCGGTGTCCCATCGCTCCAAGTCGGCTGCCATGAGCTGGTACAAGTTCGCCGTCGAGTACGTGGATGCGCGCTGGTCTCAACTCGGCGGCAACAGCCGCAAGAACATCGCCAAGACCATGATGGCGACCACCATCGAGCTGCTGCGGGCCAAGCCCACCCAGTTCGCCCCTGCAGCCGTACGCACGGCGCTGCGTGAGTGGGCGTTCAACACGAGTCGGCGCTCGGACGCGCCCCGAGACGTGGTGGCCATCCTCAAATGGGTCGAGCGGAACTCCCTGCCTGTCTCGGCCTGGGAGGACCCGGAGAAGGTCGACCAGGTCCTGCAAGCCATCGACACCCGCCTCGACGGCAAGCAGGCGGCGGCCTGGTCCCGTAAGCGCAACCGTCGGATCCTCAACGTCGCCATGAAGTACGCGATCCGACGGCGCATCCTGCGGACCAACCCCCTTCCCAAGGGCAAGGATTCGACGGCGGCCACGAAGACCACGAATGCCGTCGACAAGCGATCTTTGCTGAACCCCGAGCAGGCGGCGGCGATCCTCGACTGGATCCGGCGCCGGCCGCGCGGCGGCAAGCGGCTCCACGCCTTCTTCGCCACGCTGTACTACTGCGGCCCCCGGCCCGAGGAAGCCGTAGCCATGCGGGTGGAGGACGTGACCCTGCCCGAGCCCGACGCCGACGACCAGTGGTGCGAGCTGCTGATCCACACGGCCACCCCGGAGGTCGGAAAGCAGTGGACCGACACGGGGGAGATCCACGAGCAACGCGACCTGAAAGGCCGTGCGGAGGGTGAAACACGCACCGTGCCGGGGCATCCGGCTCTGACGCGCATCCTGCGGCAGCACATCGAGGACGAGCAGCTCCAGCCGGGTGATCTGCTCTTCCAGGGGGAGACCGGTGGGATCCTCGCCGGCTCCGTCATCCGCCGGGCCTGGCGCAGCGCACGTAAGGCCGTACTGCTTCCGCACGTCTACGACTCGCCCACCGGGCGCCGCGTCTACGACAACCGGAACACGCGCCTGACGAAGTGGCTCAACGACGGCATCCCGCCCGCCCAGGTCGCGGAGTGGGCCGGGAACAGTGTCGCCGTGCTCCTGGCGACCTACGCCCGCTGCATCGACGGGCAGCTGCCGGATCTGAAACGGCGGCTGGAAGCCGCGGGAGACCTCCCAGAGGCGGAGGTGCCGGGCGCTGGCTGA
- a CDS encoding helix-turn-helix transcriptional regulator, whose product MTTAVRSRRTMLTLAEVCEELAISRSTFYDWRAKRRAPRCIKLPNGDLRIRRSDLDHWLDDCEDAA is encoded by the coding sequence ATGACCACGGCCGTCCGGTCACGACGCACCATGCTCACCCTCGCGGAGGTCTGCGAGGAACTGGCCATCTCCCGCTCGACTTTCTACGACTGGCGGGCAAAGCGCCGCGCGCCGCGCTGTATCAAGCTCCCGAACGGCGATCTCCGGATCCGGCGGAGCGACCTCGACCATTGGCTCGACGACTGCGAGGACGCCGCCTGA